In Heteronotia binoei isolate CCM8104 ecotype False Entrance Well chromosome 1, APGP_CSIRO_Hbin_v1, whole genome shotgun sequence, the genomic window GATCAAATGCAGCAAGGGATTCTAGTGtccagtgtgcatgcacagcagGGAACTCATAAGGAATAGGCTCAACAAGACCATAGTTTGCCTTTAGCTCCAACTGAGGAGCCTCTGGAGGGATCTTCTGGAAATaactaaaagaaaaagaaactggcAGGTTAGCAGTCTCTCAGCTGTTCCTGGGAATAACTGATGCCACAGACTATTTGCATAATTTAACTGCATACCCCTCTCAATTTTCATATTATTTTCATAAATATAGCCAGGTTCATTCGTCTATGCATACAGTTGTACAGAACATTCATAAGACAAAGGCAATGTTGGCTAAAGGTTCCTAGTCTACATAACAGAGGAGAACAGTCTGGTTTAAAAGACTGAGCTTTTGTGAGGCACAGCCCCCTCTATTTTACTTTTGATTTAGCACTGACTGCATAAACCAGATGGTGCTCTCTCTCGATACTCTGTTACTGCATAAAGACAGAAAATAAAGTTTATGCACATTTCATTCACAACACATTCAGAAATTTCCCCATCCAGCTTCATAAGCAAGTCAAAGAAGAAAATGGTCAGGATTAGCGATCTGGTGCTGACGCTGGATCAGGCATGGTGAGCAATGCAACCCCTGGCTCTTGTTTTTCTAAAGAAATCAGCGCAGCAATGCACAGATTCAAGACTGTGTAAAAGAGCCTTTTACAAGAcaggaagaaaaaaacccagtgaAGAATATCAAATACAATGTCCATACAAAAAACAAGTGGATGCTAGTTGGAATGGAATCAGAGGGGATGCTGACAGTTATACCAACCCCCACAGTTTCTCTCTTGAGAAGCATTTAGGATCGAAGCCTCCCAAGGATCCCTGTGCTGCTTGTTTCATCACTGATGCTGTCCTATTTAGGCAATGGACAAAGCACTAACTCTGCCCTGGGCACTCCTGCCAAAACAGAGAAGCTGGGAAAGAATACAGTCTGCTCCTAGCTTGTGTCAATATTGCTGTACCCCAGATATATAAAATGACTGTCAGCAAAATGGACTCTACACATGCATTTACTTCCGCAGGGGTAACTAATCCCAAATGAACTCAGCAAGACCACATACTTCATTAAGAACACTTGAGATTTGGCTAAATACAGTAATTTAATGACACATATAAAAGTACACTCACATGAATCCATTTTCTCGCTGGCATTTGTCCAAGGTGTTTTTCACCAGAGTTCCAAGTTTCCTAAAAAAGAGATGGCCAGAAGGCTTAGCTGTAGTTCCAGGTCCTTTGGTTTCACCATATTCTTTGCACAATGCTTCCGCCTTGGAAAAAACTGAAGAAGAAAACAGCAGATAAGACAGTAGAAGGAATTTTTAGCTATCCTCTTGCATACACCTTTCACTAAATCTAGCACTAAGGTTTAAGTGCCTATTGAATATTAGAGACACACATTATGAAAATATTTATGTGTTATACAACTTCTGTATCCTATTATCTGTGCACACACCTGTCAAGCAGTGTTGCTAGTTTAACATCAACATATACCTGGGAAAATATTTCCACATTGTTCATTAGCAGAATGAGGGTACTTTCACTATTTTCAACATGGCAAACAGTGGTGGTCTCCCTGCCATAGGAAAACTTGCCCCATCAATCCATGGAGTTACCAAGGatcttttaaatctgattttaGATTATTGTGGTGTAATCCAGTGAAAAATTAATTCAATACAAGCCCACTGAAACCaacaggcttagactggagtaactctgcataggactacACTATAGGATTTTCCTGACCATTTGCGTTTAAATCTTCAAATGCCCACATGGAATGTGTGGAAATCCAGCAAAATTTTGATCTTTTCTTTGAGGTGGGAGCTGATAAACAAAGTACTTACATTTTTCTGCTTCTTGCAGAGATCGTATTGCGTCTCCACATTTATCACTAGCCAGCAGGGTTTGGCCATGGTAGCAGTAAGCCTGGAGTAGAAAAGTATGTGTTAAATACTTCTGGCAAGTTGTGGGGGGAAATTAAAATTCTGCTTGTTTCAATGGGTAAAAAAGCAGGCAAGTGTAAGAAAGGTGAGGGGAACAGAGGTGGCAACATCACCCATCGCTTTGGTACTGTTACAGATAAAGGGtaagtcccctcccctcccaaaagaaGAATTTTGCAACATAAAACCCATCTAAAAAATAAGCTTCCAGGAAAGAATAGTTAAAAATAAGACCCAGAGGGCTGATGGGTATTCAATAGTTCTTTGAAAATACTTTCCAAGACTTACATAGGCCATATAGAAACAGCACTTCAAATGAAGGTATTTTCGCCACTTAATTGTGTATGCTGGATCCAGACTTGACAGTGTTTGATCTGGAATGAGAAGACAGCATTATTATTACAAGTAGTTTCTTCATTAATCTTGTGATTAGAATTCCAATAACCATTTTATTTGTCTTATTTTCATGGTAACAACAGAGTAATTGGATATGAGTCCCCAATTTAACCTTACTGTGTTCTTTGCCTTGAATATGGATTGCTGTGAGATGCTTAACCACAACTATACTAGGATACTACCCACAAAAGAGCAATGTCCTCAATTTACATTTGGTTCTAAGCAAAGTTAATTATGTTTCACCTTTGAAATAGGCTTCCAACATGATGAGAAAGCACCAGTGTCAACACAAACCCAGCTTTCTCTCAGCTGTGGAACCTGCCTACTGTCCATGGTGTTTCTTCTATGTTTAAGATTCTAGGAAGTAACTACCAAACTCCAAAGTCATCAGTGCTAGTAACATACCTGCTTTTTGGTAGAAATTGGCTGTTTCAAATGCCAGAGCAGCTATTAGACCAGGATTGTGTTTCAGCTCAATAGCTCGGGCAATTGTCACTAAGACAAAAACAAATGTCATTTTAAACACCAACTCCAACTACACACTGAACAGCTTAAATATAAATCAGCCATTCTAATTTAGTCATACTCTGAACAtaactgattttatttttttttaaatctgaatatAGCTGCATTGAATTGAAATGTTTCTTGACTAGAGAGGAAGACCCTGAGGCTAGAGAGAGACTTTTAATTAGAGAAATCTCATCATTTCTCAGTTCTTCAAATTCCGTGAAACAATAGATGGATGTTTCTGTTGTACTGGGAAGTATAAAGCTGAAGGAAAAACATTTGCTGCAAATCACATTCTACCCTAAAACATAATTAGCTACAGAGAAGCTGATAAAGAATGTGAATACCTTCTTGTGCTTCAGCTTGGCACTGGATGATGTAGGCGTCTATAAGCCGAGCCTCTAAATCTCGTCCCTTCTCTACTGGAGTGATCAATTTAGGGATGTGACTCTCCTGAACAAAGAGCAGTCAAATTTTAAATGGTCTTTTGAAAGATAAAACTGATTTAATAGCTTCTTTCAGTTTTGTGACTATAAcctttaaataaaataacaaaaaaagttaTAGCACCATACAGTGCTTCTATGCCTTCAGGAACAGGTGAGCAAAAGAGGAAGCCATGTAAACGAACCGGGAATGCAAACACAAAAGCTCACGGCTGGATACTGCAAATAGTAATATATTTAACCACATATGAAAAATCACTTATCAAAAATACCATTTCCAAAATACAATTTCAGTGCACACACAgtcgcaaaaaaaaaatcctgacctGAATAAAACAGTCATTGCATAACGCTGTTCCACTTGAAAGGTGCGTGTCTCTGTATTTAAAGAGCAAGCGCTCTATTTTGGCTCCGTTTCCCAGGATGTTTCATCAGCCATAAATGTAATATTGGGACTAACAAGTGATACAAACACAGTTACTTTTCGAGTCAAACACTGCTGACGCTTTTGGACGAGGCATTCTGAGAAATGGTTCGTTTACCAGTCTACCATTGCACTTGGACTTCCAGTTTTGGACATCTGGAATATACCAGTCATCTACAAGAAAATTTCATCTTACTGCACTGAATTCCACTTGAGTGCAGGAGCCAAAATAGAGCGCTTGCTCTTTAAATATGGAGAGACGCACACCTTTCAAGTGGAGCAGCATTATGCAATGACTGTTTTATTCGGGTTAGGATTTGTTTTTGCGACTGTGTGTGCACTGAAATTGTATTTTGGATATAGTATTTTTGATAAGTGATTTTTCATGTGTAGTTAAAAATAGGGACGGGCACAGATCCGAACACCAAATAAAATCTGGCCCAGACTTCACCTTGTTCGAGGTTCACAGTTTGGTTTGAAAGTCACATgtttggaccaggaagtctctgaactttctgtctggttcggaacctcttgtgcactctcGGCAAAGAAAATCCACCCATGGAGTTCGCACCAAAAAGTGGGTATGGGTGAGATATTTCCAGCCAttgagggaccaatagtgacagtctgaagctgacaggcaagtctgatttccagtGATAGGCattgatctgacttcctcaggatggggaggggggaatgtatataatcactggaggcgcattcctgtcctctgtgtCTGGTTTTTGGaagtcttgttctccttgcacgtgaaagaatatcttttgatggactgggggggggagattactgggttgggtggagaaacctgttgaatctagtctcctggcctctatacaaactgccagagtaaaagcatcacccttctcttttccttgcattcagagctacattccccccccccacccccaccgcctTTTTCTTTGCTATGagagtgggaaacatggatagatttttttcctttcaaaacgtgtttttgatttgatttgggggtggactattcacttttgtgggttctgaaaactgccctttctctgcatgctggctgtggggtcccctttctgctcctccaaaaagcaccccatttctttcctgaactatgttgttagccgccctgagcctgctccggcggggagggcgggatacaaataaaatttgttgttgttgttgttcctgcattgcttgagtctctgcctggggggtatcctctctcatctcccactcaggcacccaaactacctacagatttctggggggcttggctaactgccctcttccctggctgtggggtcccctttctgctcctccaaaaagcaccccatttCCTCCTACATTgcctgagtctctgcctggggggtttcctctctcctctcccactcaggtacccaaactatctacagatttctggggggcttggctaactgccctctccccggctgtggggtaccctttctgttcctccaaaaaagcatcctttctcctctgccacatattcccacacattcccttagctagtccaccagtgccccctcccacagctatgcagtgagtcccagttgccaggcttggttgtccctgtcatcttcccaggtaggatggaggCCTTAGCTCCAATCAGTCATCATTTTGCCAGagctgggtggctggtcccaggaagacacagccacctgcagccatgtgggtggtccctggggagATACTCTGgaagtctgatgcctgtagcttaaccaggtccacagtGTAGTGTCTCAAAATGGCACAGGACAACTCCCGacaaaacagtttcctggaggcaccttgcttggtggtaTGTTACTTGGATCTCCCCAAATCTGATATGTATGTAACCTGTGGggcatgtggagggtcaccccagtAAGGAACTATGTgagttgaaggcctctagctcacccaggtcagtttttgtcactcctgaaccagtgGAGGTGACATCCcgttgaaaagcattgcactgaatgacctttttagggggtctgtaactcagccccccgaAGTCCAATGTGGACTAAACTAggtgggtacattgaggagagtgatctggagacaacctgccattttgga contains:
- the BROX gene encoding BRO1 domain-containing protein BROX codes for the protein MTHWFHRNPLKATAPVSFNYYGVATTPAATKICNDLRLSRTRLLELFTDLSSTPEMMKNSTDTYFSLLKGFIVSLDDSSQDSKLRYIQNFKWTDTLQGQVPCAQQDAVFELVSMGFNVALWYTKYASRLAGKEDITEDEAKDVHRSLKMAAGIFKHLKESHIPKLITPVEKGRDLEARLIDAYIIQCQAEAQEVTIARAIELKHNPGLIAALAFETANFYQKADQTLSSLDPAYTIKWRKYLHLKCCFYMAYAYCYHGQTLLASDKCGDAIRSLQEAEKFFSKAEALCKEYGETKGPGTTAKPSGHLFFRKLGTLVKNTLDKCQRENGFIYFQKIPPEAPQLELKANYGLVEPIPYEFPAVHAHWTLESLAAFDLTKRPKEDSAKPKPEEEVKPVKEPDIKPQKDTGCQIS